In Pocillopora verrucosa isolate sample1 chromosome 13, ASM3666991v2, whole genome shotgun sequence, one genomic interval encodes:
- the LOC131795065 gene encoding prolyl hydroxylase EGLN3 isoform X1 produces the protein MMYAKLLLQRNNTKTPSVSRHPSTSQYIFKPSLNSLIRQGVLSRKNRFAQLFPQARTSSGSFLRMSCVKSSNRNMLCDLCNEKAVTRCPYCKTAQYCGAEHRKSDFKLHKKKCMGLPSVEKEQQFRENRLNGYTPMDLLPNRFFERAEFVVDTLRKQGYCYLDDFHGEDIALKILSEVKNLHQREKFTDGELVSSNGNGSMLNKKIRDDKIAWIDGKEENCQAISHHMTTVNTLIRFCNGLIEEYDIEHRTKQAMVACYPGQGTCYKRHVDNPNKDGRCITTLYYLNPGWTEEKGGMLNLYPGGSEEPVKILPRLDRLLLFWSDRRNPHEVAPSHDVRYAITLWYFDKNERARFRKKQEEEERKKAIFSGQENGSNEGGGKQDQEIAGSS, from the exons ATGATGTATGCCAAGTTACTGTTACAGAGGAACAACACAAAAACGCCAAGCGTTAGTAGACATCCAAGCACAAgtcaatacattttcaaaccAAGTTTGAATTCTCTGATTCGACAAGGAGTTCTGTCGCGGAAAAATCGCTTCGCCCAACTTTTCCCTCAAGCAAGGACTTCCTCTG GCTCGTTTCTCCGTATGTCCTGCGTTAAATCAAGTAACAGAAACATGTTGTGCGATCTGTGCAACGAGAAAGCAGTGACGAGATGCCCATATTGTAAAACTGCTCAGTATTGTGGCGCGGAACATCGAAAGAGCGACTTTaaattacacaagaaaaaatGTATGGGGTTGCCTTCAGTGGAAAAGGAACAACAGTTTAGGGAAAATAGGTTAAATGGGTACACCCCGATGGACTTACTTCCAAACAGGTTTTTCGAGCGAGCGGAGTTTGTCGTGGATACGTTGAGAAAACAAGGTTACTGCTATCTAGACGATTTTCATGGTGAAGACATTGCACTAAAAATCCTCAGCGAAGTAAAGAACTTACATCAGAGAGAGAAGTTTACAGACGGAGAATTAGTATCTTCAAATGGGAATGGTAGTATGTTAAACAAGAAAATACGGGACGATAAGATAGCTTGGATAGATGGTAAAGAGGAAAATTGTCAAGCCATTTCGCATCATATGACAACAGTGAATACTTTGATAAGATTCTGCAATGGACTTATTGAAGAATACGACATAGAACACAGGACAAAG CAGGCAATGGTGGCATGCTATCCTGGTCAGGGTACATGTTACAAAAGACATGTAGACAACCCCAATAAAGATGGACGCTGTATAACAACACTGTACTATTTAAACCCAGGATGGACAGAGGAG AAAGGAGGTATGCTAAATCTTTATCCAGGAGGCAGTGAAGAGCCAGTGAAAATTTTACCCAGACTAGACAGGTTACTCCTGTTTTGGTCAGATCGCAGAAATCCACATGAAGTGGCACCCTCTCATGACGTGAG ATACGCTATCACACTAtggtattttgataaaaatgaaagaGCTAGGTTTAGAA
- the LOC131794647 gene encoding BTB and MATH domain-containing protein 36-like: MQQEGKAVQEHEQDFSEPWEQSDVVLLVEGQKIYVHRLMLSMCSPVFSRMFSAEFKEKDADEILLPGKKAAEIREMLLVIYPSFCKRVTDNNLDFLLSLAREYQMTVLTQKCEDYLLWGMEKKNEISSIMETLIVAQNFSLERVKTDCIKKTRDLSTEDLKSHELYDQLEPLSQRRMVELQMGNMEKKLSEAKAHLEKSNAEILKLQGKIKEMKKLAFEGLKHFGTVASCLGNHIRHAMQMNSRFQDFAMTTEQYMLTIQKDSPSRAKVNERDKVCQSFGLAHSPLVNLQNKLLAITKEFN; this comes from the coding sequence ATGCAGCAAGAAGGCAAAGCAGTTCAAGAACATGAACAAGACTTTTCAGAGCCGTGGGAACAGAGCGATGTTGTTCTACTGGTGGAAGGACAGAAAATCTATGTCCATCGTCTCATGTTGTCGATGTGTTCCCCAGTTTTCTCTCGAATGTTCTCCGCTGAATTTAAAGAGAAAGATGCCGATGAGATTCTGCTACCCGGCAAGAAAGCTGCTGAAATAAGAGAGATGTTGCTGGTTATTTATCCGAGTTTCTGCAAACGAGTGACAGACAACAACTTAGATTTCTTGTTGTCTCTTGCTCGAGAATACCAAATGACAGTACTCACACAAAAATGTGAGGATTATCTCCTGTGGGGAATGGAAAAGAAGAACGAAATCAGCTCCATCATGGAAACCCTAATCGTCGCccaaaatttttccttggaAAGAGTGAAAACTGATTGCATCAAGAAAACCCGAGATCTTTCCACGGAAGATCTTAAGAGCCACGAGTTGTACGATCAGCTCGAGCCTCTTTCGCAGAGGAGGATGGTTGAATTGCAAATGGGTAACATGGAGAAAAAGCTCAGTGAAGCTAAAGCCCATCTAGAGAAATCCAACGCAGAGATTTTAAAGTTACAAGGAAAGAttaaagagatgaaaaaattgGCTTTTGAAGGTTTGAAGCACTTCGGAACAGTTGCCTCTTGCCTTGGAAATCACATTCGTCACGCCATGCAAATGAATTCGAGGTTTCAGGACTTTGCGATGACCACGGAGCAATATATGCTAACAATTCAAAAAGACTCCCCGAGTCGCGCTAAGGTGAACGAACGTGATAAAGTTTGTCAGTCGTTTGGTTTGGCACATTCTCCTCTGGTAAATCTCCAAAATAAGCTTTTGGCAATTACCAAAGAGTTCAACTAG
- the LOC131795065 gene encoding prolyl hydroxylase EGLN3 isoform X4, whose product MGSCRGGVILRRNPLCERQELNWKNCSTFTHLPARIFYGSFLRMSCVKSSNRNMLCDLCNEKAVTRCPYCKTAQYCGAEHRKSDFKLHKKKCMGLPSVEKEQQFRENRLNGYTPMDLLPNRFFERAEFVVDTLRKQGYCYLDDFHGEDIALKILSEVKNLHQREKFTDGELVSSNGNGSMLNKKIRDDKIAWIDGKEENCQAISHHMTTVNTLIRFCNGLIEEYDIEHRTKQAMVACYPGQGTCYKRHVDNPNKDGRCITTLYYLNPGWTEEKGGMLNLYPGGSEEPVKILPRLDRLLLFWSDRRNPHEVAPSHDVRYAITLWYFDKNERARFRKKQEEEERKKAIFSGQENGSNEGGGKQDQEIAGSS is encoded by the exons ATGGGTTCTTGTAGAGGAGGTGTGATTTTGAGACGTAATCCGTTATGCGAGAGACAAgaattaaattggaaaaattgttcTACATTTACACATCTTCCAGCCAGGATATTTTACG GCTCGTTTCTCCGTATGTCCTGCGTTAAATCAAGTAACAGAAACATGTTGTGCGATCTGTGCAACGAGAAAGCAGTGACGAGATGCCCATATTGTAAAACTGCTCAGTATTGTGGCGCGGAACATCGAAAGAGCGACTTTaaattacacaagaaaaaatGTATGGGGTTGCCTTCAGTGGAAAAGGAACAACAGTTTAGGGAAAATAGGTTAAATGGGTACACCCCGATGGACTTACTTCCAAACAGGTTTTTCGAGCGAGCGGAGTTTGTCGTGGATACGTTGAGAAAACAAGGTTACTGCTATCTAGACGATTTTCATGGTGAAGACATTGCACTAAAAATCCTCAGCGAAGTAAAGAACTTACATCAGAGAGAGAAGTTTACAGACGGAGAATTAGTATCTTCAAATGGGAATGGTAGTATGTTAAACAAGAAAATACGGGACGATAAGATAGCTTGGATAGATGGTAAAGAGGAAAATTGTCAAGCCATTTCGCATCATATGACAACAGTGAATACTTTGATAAGATTCTGCAATGGACTTATTGAAGAATACGACATAGAACACAGGACAAAG CAGGCAATGGTGGCATGCTATCCTGGTCAGGGTACATGTTACAAAAGACATGTAGACAACCCCAATAAAGATGGACGCTGTATAACAACACTGTACTATTTAAACCCAGGATGGACAGAGGAG AAAGGAGGTATGCTAAATCTTTATCCAGGAGGCAGTGAAGAGCCAGTGAAAATTTTACCCAGACTAGACAGGTTACTCCTGTTTTGGTCAGATCGCAGAAATCCACATGAAGTGGCACCCTCTCATGACGTGAG ATACGCTATCACACTAtggtattttgataaaaatgaaagaGCTAGGTTTAGAA
- the LOC131795065 gene encoding prolyl hydroxylase EGLN3 isoform X3 yields the protein MYSKPFAQRNNMRKHIVISDSRRRSLVLRPATLTQEILCRANQRTRLLLQARMSHGSFLRMSCVKSSNRNMLCDLCNEKAVTRCPYCKTAQYCGAEHRKSDFKLHKKKCMGLPSVEKEQQFRENRLNGYTPMDLLPNRFFERAEFVVDTLRKQGYCYLDDFHGEDIALKILSEVKNLHQREKFTDGELVSSNGNGSMLNKKIRDDKIAWIDGKEENCQAISHHMTTVNTLIRFCNGLIEEYDIEHRTKQAMVACYPGQGTCYKRHVDNPNKDGRCITTLYYLNPGWTEEKGGMLNLYPGGSEEPVKILPRLDRLLLFWSDRRNPHEVAPSHDVRYAITLWYFDKNERARFRKKQEEEERKKAIFSGQENGSNEGGGKQDQEIAGSS from the exons ATGTATTCCAAGCCATTTGCACAGAGAAATAATATGAGGAAACATATAGTTATAAGCGATTCCAGACGAAGAAGTTTGGTTTTAAGGCCGGCTACGTTGACTCAGGAAATCCTATGCCGGGCAAACCAACGTACACGACTCCTTCTTCAAGCAAGGATGTCTCATG GCTCGTTTCTCCGTATGTCCTGCGTTAAATCAAGTAACAGAAACATGTTGTGCGATCTGTGCAACGAGAAAGCAGTGACGAGATGCCCATATTGTAAAACTGCTCAGTATTGTGGCGCGGAACATCGAAAGAGCGACTTTaaattacacaagaaaaaatGTATGGGGTTGCCTTCAGTGGAAAAGGAACAACAGTTTAGGGAAAATAGGTTAAATGGGTACACCCCGATGGACTTACTTCCAAACAGGTTTTTCGAGCGAGCGGAGTTTGTCGTGGATACGTTGAGAAAACAAGGTTACTGCTATCTAGACGATTTTCATGGTGAAGACATTGCACTAAAAATCCTCAGCGAAGTAAAGAACTTACATCAGAGAGAGAAGTTTACAGACGGAGAATTAGTATCTTCAAATGGGAATGGTAGTATGTTAAACAAGAAAATACGGGACGATAAGATAGCTTGGATAGATGGTAAAGAGGAAAATTGTCAAGCCATTTCGCATCATATGACAACAGTGAATACTTTGATAAGATTCTGCAATGGACTTATTGAAGAATACGACATAGAACACAGGACAAAG CAGGCAATGGTGGCATGCTATCCTGGTCAGGGTACATGTTACAAAAGACATGTAGACAACCCCAATAAAGATGGACGCTGTATAACAACACTGTACTATTTAAACCCAGGATGGACAGAGGAG AAAGGAGGTATGCTAAATCTTTATCCAGGAGGCAGTGAAGAGCCAGTGAAAATTTTACCCAGACTAGACAGGTTACTCCTGTTTTGGTCAGATCGCAGAAATCCACATGAAGTGGCACCCTCTCATGACGTGAG ATACGCTATCACACTAtggtattttgataaaaatgaaagaGCTAGGTTTAGAA
- the LOC131795065 gene encoding prolyl hydroxylase EGLN3 isoform X2, which translates to MMYAKLLLQRNNTKTPSVSRHPSTSQYIFKPSLNSLIRQGVLSRKNRFAQLFPQARTSSGSFLRMSCVKSSNRNMLCDLCNEKAVTRCPYCKTAQYCGAEHRKSDFKLHKKKCMGLPSVEKEQQFRENRLNGYTPMDLLPNRFFERAEFVVDTLRKQGYCYLDDFHGEDIALKILSEVKNLHQREKFTDGELVSSNGNGSMLNKKIRDDKIAWIDGKEENCQAISHHMTTVNTLIRFCNGLIEEYDIEHRTKAMVACYPGQGTCYKRHVDNPNKDGRCITTLYYLNPGWTEEKGGMLNLYPGGSEEPVKILPRLDRLLLFWSDRRNPHEVAPSHDVRYAITLWYFDKNERARFRKKQEEEERKKAIFSGQENGSNEGGGKQDQEIAGSS; encoded by the exons ATGATGTATGCCAAGTTACTGTTACAGAGGAACAACACAAAAACGCCAAGCGTTAGTAGACATCCAAGCACAAgtcaatacattttcaaaccAAGTTTGAATTCTCTGATTCGACAAGGAGTTCTGTCGCGGAAAAATCGCTTCGCCCAACTTTTCCCTCAAGCAAGGACTTCCTCTG GCTCGTTTCTCCGTATGTCCTGCGTTAAATCAAGTAACAGAAACATGTTGTGCGATCTGTGCAACGAGAAAGCAGTGACGAGATGCCCATATTGTAAAACTGCTCAGTATTGTGGCGCGGAACATCGAAAGAGCGACTTTaaattacacaagaaaaaatGTATGGGGTTGCCTTCAGTGGAAAAGGAACAACAGTTTAGGGAAAATAGGTTAAATGGGTACACCCCGATGGACTTACTTCCAAACAGGTTTTTCGAGCGAGCGGAGTTTGTCGTGGATACGTTGAGAAAACAAGGTTACTGCTATCTAGACGATTTTCATGGTGAAGACATTGCACTAAAAATCCTCAGCGAAGTAAAGAACTTACATCAGAGAGAGAAGTTTACAGACGGAGAATTAGTATCTTCAAATGGGAATGGTAGTATGTTAAACAAGAAAATACGGGACGATAAGATAGCTTGGATAGATGGTAAAGAGGAAAATTGTCAAGCCATTTCGCATCATATGACAACAGTGAATACTTTGATAAGATTCTGCAATGGACTTATTGAAGAATACGACATAGAACACAGGACAAAG GCAATGGTGGCATGCTATCCTGGTCAGGGTACATGTTACAAAAGACATGTAGACAACCCCAATAAAGATGGACGCTGTATAACAACACTGTACTATTTAAACCCAGGATGGACAGAGGAG AAAGGAGGTATGCTAAATCTTTATCCAGGAGGCAGTGAAGAGCCAGTGAAAATTTTACCCAGACTAGACAGGTTACTCCTGTTTTGGTCAGATCGCAGAAATCCACATGAAGTGGCACCCTCTCATGACGTGAG ATACGCTATCACACTAtggtattttgataaaaatgaaagaGCTAGGTTTAGAA
- the LOC131795271 gene encoding BTB and MATH domain-containing protein 36, with the protein MMLSSRKTEEEEGKEDLTNNQLDFSQPWHFSDVVLKVEEERFHVHRSILSMWSPTFSKMFTSGFREKTAEKVPLPGKIASQIREMLLAIYPTSAKEIDDENYSFLLDLAREYMIEKLTEKCEDFLIHKLRWPRQQHSSQCLDLLVTAQSYNLERLQEECIKNAGNLSRQELNSHSKRDEILLPNYRKLVDGIMERMENKLMELQRHSSGFGLY; encoded by the coding sequence ATGATGCTCTCCTCTCGGAAAACGGAAGAAGAAGAGGGAAAAGAAGATTTAACAAACAATCAGCTTGACTTTTCACAACCATGGCATTTCAGCGATGTAGTTTTGAAGGTGGAAGAGGAAAGATTTCATGTTCACCGAAGTATCTTGTCGATGTGGTCGCCAACTTTTTCGAAAATGTTTACCTCAGGCTTCAGGGAAAAAACAGCTGAAAAAGTGCCACTTCCGGGGAAGATAGCGAGCCAAATAAGAGAAATGTTGCTGGCAATTTATCCAACGTCCGCCAAAGAGATCGATGACGAGAACTACTCGTTCCTGTTGGATCTTGCAAGGGAATATATGATAGAGAAGCTCACCGAGAAATGCGAAGACTTCCTAATTCATAAGTTACGTTGGCCACGCCAGCAACACTCATCTCAGTGCTTAGATCTTCTTGTTACTGCACAGTCATACAATCTGGAGAGGTTGCAAGAGGAATGCATAAAAAATGCAGGTAATCTAAGCCGCCAGGAACTTAATAGTCACTCAAAGCGCGATGAAATCCTTTTGCCAAACTATAGGAAATTAGTCGATGGGATAATGGAGCGAATGGAAAATAAACTCATGGAACTTCAGCGCCATAGTAGCGGATTTGGACTTTATTAG